The following DNA comes from Sphingorhabdus sp. M41.
TTGCGATATTGGTCATTGCGATCGGCGCTTTCGCAGACACGCGCACCGGAATCATGTCTCGTCCCAGCGATCTTTATTGGACCCAGGCCGCTATAGGCTTCGCCGCGGTTTTCGCCATGGGCCCGGTGATGATGGAAGGCATGTTACGCGCCCTTGCAGCTGGCCCGGCCTATGTTATCAGTTTCATCGCGGTCTTTTCACTCTCCCAGACTATCGGCGGCCTGGCAGGTGTTTCCGCGCTCTCCGCCTTCCACACGATCCGGCTCAAGACTCACTTGATCGACGCTGGCGCAACGCTCACTGCCACAAATCCGCAGCTTGCCAGCGAGATAGGGCGGTTAACGACAGGATTTGCAGCGACGATCTCTGATCCGGTGCGCCAACAGCAAGCGGCGGCTTCGCGCATATCCCAGGAAGTCGGCCGCGAGGCTGCGGTTTTGGCGTTTAACGATGTCTTTTTCCTGATCGGCTCGCTCGCTTCCTTCGCCTTTGTCGTGGTGCTAGTACCCTGGGTGATTAATCGCGTCAGGGGACGCAACCCGCTCAGCAAGGAACTCGTCTTTCTCGAGAATATGATCGCCAGGAGCAAGCGATGAATCAGCATAAGAATACCGACAATCCAGACGTCAGGGACCCGAAGATCGAAAATAATCCCACTATGGAGGAGATACCGGAGGCTGCTCCTGAAGATGAAGGTGGCTGGAAGCCCAACGTCTCTCGCCGAAAACTTTTGCTGGCTATATTCGTGATATTCGCGGGCGTTTTGACAGCGCTTTTTGCCTGGGGACTGACGCCTTTCAACAGCGGCAAGCAAACGACGAATAACGCTTATGTTCGCGGGATGACCACCGTGATCAGTCCGCAGGTCTCGGGCTATCTGACCGAAGTGCCCGTAAAGGATTTCCAGCGCGTGAAAAAAGGGCAATTGCTCGCCCGAATCGATCCTGCACCCTATCGTCAGCGCCTGCAACAGGGACGAGCGAATAGTGCGGCCCAAACCGCTAACCTTGCCAATAGTCAGCAGAGCCTTCGTTCCGGCGAAGCGCAGATGCGATTGCAGGACGCTTCGGTCGCCAGCGCCCAAGCGGCTCTGCAGAAGGCACAGGCCGATATGCGGCGGATTGAGGAATTGGTGGGCGAAGGCTCGGTATCACTCCGCGAACGGGATCAGGCTCGTGCTGCGCTGAAGCAGGCGGAAGCGGGTGTCCAGCAAGCGAAGGCGCAGCGCGCCATAGCGGCCGAGCAGGTGCGATCGGTTCAAGTTGGACGCGGCGCTCTCCAGGCTCAGGTACAGGGTGCTGATGCATCGGTCGAGTTGGCAGAAATAGAATTGTCCCGCACCAATGTTCGTGCACCGCGCGACGGGCGGCTGAGCGAAATTTCAGCCCGCCTGGGCCAATTGGTAACCGGCGGCACCCAGCTGATGTATCTCGTCCCCGACGATCTTTGGGTAACAGCCAATTTCAAGGAAACCCAGACTGCAAAAATGGCGGTCGGTCAGCGAGCGACATTGACG
Coding sequences within:
- a CDS encoding HlyD family secretion protein, whose translation is MNQHKNTDNPDVRDPKIENNPTMEEIPEAAPEDEGGWKPNVSRRKLLLAIFVIFAGVLTALFAWGLTPFNSGKQTTNNAYVRGMTTVISPQVSGYLTEVPVKDFQRVKKGQLLARIDPAPYRQRLQQGRANSAAQTANLANSQQSLRSGEAQMRLQDASVASAQAALQKAQADMRRIEELVGEGSVSLRERDQARAALKQAEAGVQQAKAQRAIAAEQVRSVQVGRGALQAQVQGADASVELAEIELSRTNVRAPRDGRLSEISARLGQLVTGGTQLMYLVPDDLWVTANFKETQTAKMAVGQRATLTVDALGGAELTGTVQSIAPAAGSEFSLVKPDTGAGNFVKVPQRIAVRIKFDPDQDLVKRLGPGMSVIATVHTNKRR